CGTCATAAGCTGCATGATGATGGATGCCGAGATGTACGGCATGATGTTGAGCGCAAAAATGGTCATACGCGAGAGCGCACCACCGGTAAACATATCGAACATGCCCAAAAGGCCGCCAGCGTTTTGGCGGAAGATTTCTTCCAGCGCAACAGGATCGATGCCCGGCAAGGGGATATACGTCCCCAAGCGGTACACGATCAACGCACCCAGTGTGAACCAGATGCGTTTTTGAAGTTCGGTGGCCTTTTGAAAGGCACCCAAATTCGAGTTGCGAGCCATTTTGTCGGCAGCTGAAGCCATGTTCGGTCGTCTCCGGCGCGTTCTCTACGTTGAATTAAGCGTCCGCGGCTTTTTCAGCCGGGGCAGGTTTGACGGCAACAATGGTGATGGAGCCACCAGCCTTCTCGACAGCTGCTTGAGCTGCTTTGGAGGCGCCTGCTGCTTCGATGTTCAGCTTCGCTTTGATCTCGCCGCGCGCCAGGATGCGAATGCCGTCGTAACGACCTTTCAACAATCCAGCTTCACGCAACGTCGCTGCGCTGACCACGCCTTTGACGTCGATCTTTTTGCTATCAACGTGTTTTTGCAGATCGTCGAGGTTATACACCGCGAAGTTCTTGGCAAAAATGTTGTTGAAGCCACGCTTCGGCAAACGACGATACAGGGGCATTTGGCCACCTTCAAAGCCGACGAGCGAAACACCCGAGCGGGACTTCTGGCCTTTTACACCACGTGAAGCGGTTTTGCCGGTACCGGAACCGATACCGCGGCCAACGCGTTTGCGGTTCTTG
This window of the Magnetovibrio sp. PR-2 genome carries:
- the rplO gene encoding 50S ribosomal protein L15; its protein translation is MKLNQISDNAGSTKNRKRVGRGIGSGTGKTASRGVKGQKSRSGVSLVGFEGGQMPLYRRLPKRGFNNIFAKNFAVYNLDDLQKHVDSKKIDVKGVVSAATLREAGLLKGRYDGIRILARGEIKAKLNIEAAGASKAAQAAVEKAGGSITIVAVKPAPAEKAADA